From Mycolicibacterium cosmeticum, a single genomic window includes:
- the nuoH gene encoding NADH-quinone oxidoreductase subunit NuoH, which yields MTSPDLSAFGHDPWWLMIAKALGIFVFLLLTVLVAILVERKVLGRMQMRFGPNRVGPFGLLQSLADGIKLALKEGLIPAGVDKPIYLLAPVLSVIPAIMAFAVIPMGGTVSVFGHTTPLQLTDLPVAVLYVLAVTSIGVYGIVLAGWASGSTYPLLGGLRSSAQVISYEIAMALSFAAVFLYAGTMSTSGIVAAQHDTWYVFLLLPSFLVYVTSMVGETNRAPFDLPEAEGELVGGFHTEYSSLKFAMFMLAEYVNMTTVSALATTMFLGGWHAPFPFNLIDGANSGWWPLVWFVAKVWTFLFFYIWLRATLPRLRYDQFMALGWKVLIPLSLGWIVVVAVTHQLRAEGSPSWMTAVVSIGALAGAALLLLIWHAVRHNTTVAPPPPDAGAFPVPPLPNKEVADVQGR from the coding sequence ATGACCTCCCCGGATTTGAGCGCATTCGGCCACGACCCGTGGTGGCTGATGATCGCGAAGGCCCTCGGCATCTTCGTCTTCCTGCTGCTCACCGTGCTGGTCGCCATCCTGGTGGAACGGAAGGTGCTGGGCCGCATGCAGATGCGGTTCGGCCCCAACCGGGTCGGCCCGTTCGGATTGCTGCAGAGCCTGGCCGACGGGATCAAGCTCGCCCTGAAGGAGGGCCTGATCCCGGCCGGTGTGGACAAGCCGATCTACCTGCTGGCCCCGGTTCTGTCGGTGATCCCGGCGATCATGGCCTTCGCCGTCATCCCGATGGGTGGCACCGTGTCGGTGTTCGGGCACACCACGCCCCTGCAGCTCACCGACCTGCCGGTGGCGGTGCTGTACGTCCTCGCGGTCACCTCCATCGGGGTGTACGGAATCGTGTTGGCGGGCTGGGCATCCGGGTCCACCTATCCGCTGCTGGGCGGGTTGCGCTCCAGCGCCCAGGTGATCTCCTACGAGATCGCGATGGCGCTGTCGTTCGCCGCGGTGTTCCTGTACGCGGGCACCATGTCGACGTCCGGCATCGTGGCCGCCCAGCACGACACCTGGTACGTCTTCCTACTGCTGCCGTCGTTCTTGGTGTACGTCACGTCGATGGTGGGCGAGACCAACCGGGCGCCGTTCGACCTCCCGGAGGCCGAAGGCGAACTGGTGGGCGGCTTCCACACCGAATACTCGTCGCTGAAGTTCGCGATGTTCATGCTCGCCGAGTACGTCAACATGACCACCGTGTCGGCGTTGGCCACCACGATGTTCCTCGGCGGCTGGCACGCACCGTTCCCGTTCAACCTGATCGACGGCGCGAACTCGGGCTGGTGGCCGCTGGTGTGGTTCGTCGCCAAGGTGTGGACGTTCCTCTTCTTCTACATCTGGCTGCGGGCCACCCTGCCCCGGCTGCGCTACGACCAGTTCATGGCGCTGGGCTGGAAGGTGCTGATCCCGCTGTCGCTGGGCTGGATCGTCGTCGTCGCGGTGACGCATCAGCTGCGCGCCGAGGGCAGCCCGTCCTGGATGACGGCGGTGGTCAGCATCGGCGCCCTCGCCGGCGCCGCGCTGCTGCTGCTGATCTGGCATGCGGTGCGGCACAACACCACCGTCGCGCCGCCGCCACCCGACGCCGGGGCCTTCCCGGTGCCACCGCTCCCGAACAAGGAGGTCGCAGATGTCCAAGGTCGGTGA